The Neodiprion virginianus isolate iyNeoVirg1 chromosome 5, iyNeoVirg1.1, whole genome shotgun sequence genome contains a region encoding:
- the LOC124306082 gene encoding uncharacterized protein LOC124306082: protein MPFPKSRRSTFNIQWLNEDQFSPWLKECKNDKFAFYCIMCKKTVLLSNMSRQTLTSHMKGRKHEHTARSQNNTYGIGVFLSPKTVDVPKSTTLRLDGSLIANVEKIAEVQETEKTGTISQPSTSTQLESTSLSHILPKQRGMNRFIEKEKVTRAEIIWCLQTVFCHLSLAAAGKCTEIFKLMFDENGTAKAMILGPNKMGYTILHGLAPFFKNELLNDIPQNECFVVSFDESLNKVCQLEPMDFVLRYWSKTKDETVSRYFTFLGHTTSADLLTAFKKELSSLNMKDLLQVSMDGPNVNLKFLRDLNAN, encoded by the exons ATGCCTTTTCCTAAATCAAGGAGATCCACGTTCAATATTCAATGGCTTAACGAAGATCAGTTTTCGCCATGGCTGAaagaatgcaaaaatgacAAGTTTGCATTTTATTGCATCATGTGTAAGAAAACCGTGCTGCTGAGCAACATGAGCCGACAGACTTTAACTAGTCACATGAAAGGACGTAAACACGAACACACTGCGAGGAGTCAAAATAATACTTATGGAATCGGAGTATTTCTATCACCGAAAACAGTAGACGTCCCAAAATCTACTACACTTAGACTTG ATGGAAGTTTGATtgcaaatgttgaaaaaatagcCGAAGTACAAGAAACTGAGAAGACAGGAACGATTTCGCAACCAAGCACGTCAACACAACTAGAATCAACGTCCCTCTCGCACATACTACCAAAGCAGCGGGGAATGAATCGTTTCATTGAAAAGGAGAAAGTTACGCGAGCAGAGATAATCTGGTGTCTTCAGACTGTATTCTGCCACCTATCCCTTGCTGCTGCAGGGAAATGcacagaaattttcaaactaatGTTTGATGAAAATGGGACAGCTAAAGCAATGATACTGGGCCCCAACAAAATGGGTTATACAATTTTGCACGGCCTTGCCCCGTTCTTTAAAAATGAGTTACTAAATGATATACCGCAGAACGAGTGCTTTGTCGTATCGTTTGACGAAAGCTTAAACAAAGTATGCCAATTAGAACCGATGGATTTTGTTTTACGGTACTGGAGCAAAACCAAAGACGAGACCGTTAGTAGATATTTTACTTTCCTAGGTCATACTACGTCGGCCGATCTCTTGACTGCTTTTAAAAAGGAATTGTCCTCACTGAATATGAAGGATCTCCTTCAGGTATCTATGGATGGGCCTAACGTAAACCTCAAGTTTCTACGTGACCTAAACGCGAACTAA
- the LOC124306075 gene encoding uncharacterized protein LOC124306075, with protein MLLNTEDDTSHCVSDSNQSSAASSMEPDLSNDCCGNMSHEENDDVCVSDEEHLTDPDVENSDDSQSDDSHDSHDNLQNFDDSETSEEDEPHERVGREDGVNDDDIMFDQSVLSVSDVMEMVMAYCMRFSVSHEARKALVDMIQCLAGPRYENWSISKFQIKKKYEPPEDVMTYTFFCSSCKIPILGPITKREFENNSVTCEECLQLQNLTMQSPNRFIYIDLKYQFKQLLSSRKIRESLMENLITRDAALARAPPTVMTDIYDSELYRAAIGEYFQNADHVLTYNFNTDGMPIFNSSNRSSWPLLLIVNELPPHLRFKHVLLAGLWVGNKEPSPTMMNTFLQQFVSQANHLTERGLKLKNDMGRKTTFKIIPLCCVCDSVARPIVQCRLQYNGYRSCSWCYAHGNYVRGAVRYLFGEVDADGRTHESHKEDVENATRLRKPVNGVKGASILLQLLLFNMVWGFPFEYMHAILLGVIKLLWDIWTTPGSPIYLAPAIQNQINDRLMRMTPTHEIHRLPRKLSKRGKWKASEWQSWLLFYSLPCLDGLIPDAALEHLSLLVDSSFILLQNKISEADLNKCELNLTKFVAEFEILYGKEYVTFNVHSLLHVVKSVKSSGPLWTTSAFSFESTNYRLKQQVNGPKGVDDQIAMGYLNKNMFQWKLGENMELSEESQNYCKRLFAGRPHTSNCTITPDNVVLLGKPVVHDNGEVIYARCIFKNTPFHSARYRPNKKTNDSVVQLVTTDIVQITGFVLVDGRTYIDAQNIDVVVELHVPHIVRVRRSDEYRRIPMDDIQEKLLFLSVNNLTYICKSPCIID; from the coding sequence ATGTTGTTAAATACCGAGGATGATACGTCACATTGTGTTTCCGATTCTAATCAATCATCTGCTGCATCTTCGATGGAGCCTGATCTAAGCAATGACTGCTGTGGAAATATGTCACATGAGGAGAATGATGATGTCTGTGTGTCGGATGAAGAGCACTTGACAGATCCCGATGTAGAAAATTCTGAtgactcacaatcagacgATTCCCACGATTCGCAcgacaatttacaaaattttgacgattctGAAACTTCGGAAGAAGATGAACCTCACGAACGAGTCGGGCGAGAAGACGGTGTGAATGACGACGATATTATGTTTGATCAATCTGTTCTGTCCGTGTCGGATGTTATGGAAATGGTCATGGCATATTGTATGCGTTTTTCTGTATCCCATGAGGCCCGAAAAGCACTGGTGGATATGATACAATGTTTGGCCGGACCAAGGTATGAGAATTGGTCAATTAGCAAATTCCAAATCAAAAAGAAGTACGAGCCGCCTGAAGATGTTATGACTTACACTTTTTTTTGCTCTTCATGCAAAATACCTATTTTGGGACCAATCACAAAAagggaatttgaaaataattcagttaCTTGCGAAGAGTGCCTTCAGCTACAAAATCTGACGATGCAATCGCCGAATAGGTTCATTTACATTGATTTGAAGTACCAATTTAAGCAACTCTTGAGTAGTCGAAAGATCCGTGAGAGCCTAATGGAAAACTTAATAACACGAGACGCTGCGCTCGCTCGTGCACCACCGACCGTAATGACAGACATTTATGACAGCGAGCTGTATAGAGCGGCAATTGgggaatattttcagaatgCTGATCATGTCCTCACGTACAACTTCAATACAGATGGAATGCCGATTTTTAATAGCTCCAATAGAAGCAGTTGGCCATTGCTATTAATTGTGAATGAATTACCTCCCCATCTGCGATTTAAGCACGTCCTTCTAGCTGGATTATGGGTTGGAAATAAGGAACCCAGTCCTACCATGATGAACACTTTTCTCCAACAGTTCGTTTCACAGGCAAATCACCTAACCGAACGAGGcctcaaattgaaaaatgacatGGGCCGAAAGACAACTTTCAAAATAATACCACTGTGTTGCGTTTGTGACTCCGTGGCAAGACCTATTGTCCAGTGCAGGTTACAATATAACGGATATCGCAGCTGTAGTTGGTGCTATGCTCATGGGAATTATGTACGTGGAGCTGTGCGCTATTTATTCGGCGAAGTAGACGCAGACGGGAGAACACACGAGTCTCATAAAGAGGATGTAGAAAATGCCACACGACTTCGGAAACCTGTGAATGGCGTCAAAGGAGCTAGCATTTTGTTACAGTTGCTCCTATTTAATATGGTGTGGGGATTTCCCTTTGAATACATGCACGCCATATTACTCGGTGTAATAAAACTTCTGTGGGATATTTGGACAACTCCCGGGAGTCCAATTTATCTGGCCCCAGCCattcaaaatcaaatcaacgatAGATTGATGCGAATGACTCCTACACACGAAATTCATCGATTGCCgagaaaattatcgaaaagaGGCAAGTGGAAAGCTTCTGAATGGCAGTCATGGTTATTATTCTACAGCCTCCCTTGTTTAGACGGTCTCATACCAGACGCTGCTTTGGAACACCTATCACTTTTAGTAGACAGTTCGTTCATACTTCTGCAAAACAAAATTTCCGAAGCAGATTTAAATAAGTGCGAACTGAATCTCACGAAATTCGTAgctgaatttgaaattttatacggAAAAGAATATGTGACATTCAATGTACATAGCTTACTGCATGTGGTGAAATCCGTGAAATCGTCAGGACCGTTGTGGACGACTTCTGCTTTCAGTTTTGAGAGTACCAATTACAGACTAAAACAACAAGTCAATGGACCGAAAGGGGTTGACGATCAAATCGCAATGGGATACctcaataaaaatatgttcCAATGGAAATTGGGGGAAAACATGGAACTCTCGGAAGAAAGCCAGAATTACTGCAAGCGTCTCTTTGCCGGCCGTCCTCACACTTCGAATTGCACAATAACACCTGACAATGTAGTTTTGCTTGGCAAACCTGTCGTACATGATAACGGGGAAGTCATATACGCTCGGtgtatattcaaaaatacCCCTTTTCACAGCGCACGATATCGGCCGAACAAAAAAACTAACGATTCCGTAGTGCAATTGGTCACAACGGATATAGTTCAAATAACTGGATTTGTACTCGTTGATGGTCGGACCTATATCGATGCACAGAATATTGATGTGGTTGTAGAATTGCACGTACCGCACATTGTGAGAGTAAGGCGAAGCGATGAATATCGAAGAATCCCCATGGACGATATCCAAGAGAAACTGCTATTTCTGAGCGTCAACAATTTGACATATATTTGCAAATCTCCTTGCATCATAGATTAA